TTGAAGAATCGGGAATCATGATTAGTTCTGTTTTAATCTCTTGaatatattaatgatattttaaagaTGCTTTATTTGACCTGGAAAGTTAAATATGTGTCATGtgaagatttgaaattttgatgcaATATCCAAGAGATTTATAGAAGAAGAAGGTGAGCTCTTGTGAAATCTCCAAAATTTCTAGGAAGCTGCATGGAAATGCGCTTTGGCTAATGTTTACTTTCTGGGGGGTGAGGTAGAGGGATAGGGGTTGGGAACATCTCTGATAATGAGAAGGTCGTGGCTCATGCTCTCACGCATAAACTGTAAAACTTGAGAATGTGCTGTCTATTTGTTGAATCTAGGAATATCTAGATTATGGTTTAATTTGTGCTATAGTTTTGGCAACAGCATTTTTGCATAAAATGTCTGCTTGTTGGTTTTATTTGGCTACATCTGATTGTTTCTGCTGTAGTGAAATAGAAGCTactcatagtctttaaaaaaatgttcataTGGTATTTTTCCTTGTCCTACAACCTGTAATTCAGCTCACTGATGAGTTGACAAGGGTTGATGAGAAGCTCAAGTTGACAGAATCACTTCTAGAAAGCAAGGTACTAATTCAGAATCTTCTTATTATAggtacttcattttttttcagtAAACTATTTTATAACTTACAATACTTTTCTTGCTTTACAGAATCttgaaatcaagaaaatcaaTGATGAGAAGAAAGCATCCATGGCAGCTCAATTTGCAGCGGAAGCCACTCTTCGAAGGGTCCATGCTGCTCAAAAGGATGATGATATGCCGCCAATTGAGGCCATCCTTGCACCTTTGGAGGCTGAACTCAAACTTGCTCGTCATGAGGTGTCTGCCTGCATTTCATGTCTGTAAATGATGTTAAAGCTCAGTCTACATATGAGGACACTTTCTTACTTACACTTTGCTCTATTTTTTTCCAGACTGCGAAACTACAAGATGATAATAAGGCATTGGACCGTCTTACCAAGTCAAAAGAGGCAGCTTTACTTGATGCCGAAAGAACTGTGCAGTCAGCATTAGCAAAGGCGTCTATGGTGGATGACCTTCAGAATAAGAATCAAGAGCTGATGAAACAGATAGAAATATGCCAGGTATGTTGATGATCCAACTATTGGTTCTGCTGCTTAAGATATTGGATCATTTAGGTGGTATTTATTATAAGAAAACGTTTCAAtgtattcatgaaatatttgttCTTGTTTTTGGGAAAATTCTCTTTGCCTAGACatgaaatatttgttttttattttatcttttaaaaaattggaaGAATTCCATGAAATGTTGTCACGCATATTGGAACTAATGTCAGCCTAGTGTTTAGTGTTTAGATGCATAACATGCATTCTATTTCCACTTATTCTGTTTCATAAACATACATcaggaagaaaataaaattctagACAGAATGCATCGCCAAAAGGTTGCAGAGGTTGAAAAACTTACCCAAAGTGTGCGCGAGCTTGAGGAGGCTGTTCTGGCTGGTGGTGCAGCTGCTAATGCTGTCCGGGATTACCAACGGAAAGTTCAAGAAATGAATGTAATCTATCCGAGaaagattttttattaaatatatttgataattaatatgTCGAGAATACTAAATGTTATTATACATATGCTAATCTATTCTTCcaggaagaaagaaaaacactTGACCGCGAGCTAGCACGTGCCAAGGTAACAGCTAATAGGGTAGCAACTGTGGTTGCTAATGAATGGAAAGATGCAAATGATAAAGTAATGCCTGTGAAACAGTGGCTTGAAGAGAGGAGGATTTTGCAGGTATGGTAGTTTCCATGGCTTGCCTTCTATAAGATACAGAGATCCTGCCCTAATAGAACTTACTGCATTATGCGCATGTGGTTTAACGAGCTCATATTTCTCATCTAAGCCTAAATCTTGTACTGCAGGGTGAGATGCAACAACTACGTGACAAGCTCGCAATCACTGAACGAACTGCAAAGTCAGAAGCTCTGttgaaagtaatattttttccaATAGAAAGGGCACTCAAAAATGGttgttgatattattttcaCAAGTTTTAACTTCTATCATTTGCGCAGGACAAATATCTATTGAGGCTCAAGGTCTTGGAAGAGACATTGAGACCATCAAGCGCTAGCTCTCGCAATACAACTGATGGCAGAAGTTCAAGCAATGGTCCTTCACGTCGGCAGTCACTTGGTGGAGCTGAAAGTATCTCTAAATTGACCTCTAATGGCTTCTTACCAAAGAGATCACCATCATTTCAGTTGAGATCTTCTGGGTCCAGTACTATTTTGAAGCATGCAAAAGGGACCTCAAAGTCATTTGATGGTGGCTCAAGATCATTGGACAGGGGTAAAAAACTTCTGAATGTAACAGGTCCAAATTTCAATAGCAGCAAGTCTGTTGATGGAGTTAAGGATAATGAGACTGAAACTACTTCTTGGAAATCAAATCAAGATGAAAAACGTACCGACCTACCAGTAACCGAAACAGAAGATACTGTGCCTGGACTACTATATGACTTACTTCAAAAAGAGGTAGTTGCTTTGCGGAAAGCTGGCCATGAAAAGGATCAAAGTCTTAAAGACAAGGACGATGCAATTGAGGTTAGACTGGTTTCTTGCTAAGCAAAGTTATGTTTTCTTTACTCAGAtgtttgtgctaattttgattgCAATCTTGGGATCAGATGTTAGCTAAGAAAGTAGAGACTTTAACAAAAGCCATGGAAGTTGAGGCCAAAAAGATGAGAAGGGAGGTTGCTGCCATGGAGAAAGAGGTCGCTGCTATGCGTGTtgagaaagaacaagaaaatagGGCAAAAAGATTGGGAAATTCTAAGGGTCCAGTGAACAGTTCTCAGCTGCTACCTGGAAGGTATGTCTTCAATATGATTATCAAACAATCCTCATTTTATTCAATTATGCACAATGACATACAAGTTATTCTTGTTGGATCCTGGGAGAGAGAAATTAAGATTCCTTCTGGCATACTTGCAATATATCTTCTACCTATGCCTGGGTAACTCGTCTTGCTATGTCTAAATGTCATTTTGTGATGTAA
This DNA window, taken from Solanum lycopersicum chromosome 5, SLM_r2.1, encodes the following:
- the LOC101263315 gene encoding microtubule-associated protein 70-1, with translation MAEDGSVMETPEMTSGENTGNAITATNEVALTPTVSGGGKGTYRRRMSVVRPSLDADEFMNLLHGSDPVKLELNRLENEVRDKDRELSEAQAEIKALRLSERLREKAVEELTDELTRVDEKLKLTESLLESKNLEIKKINDEKKASMAAQFAAEATLRRVHAAQKDDDMPPIEAILAPLEAELKLARHETAKLQDDNKALDRLTKSKEAALLDAERTVQSALAKASMVDDLQNKNQELMKQIEICQEENKILDRMHRQKVAEVEKLTQSVRELEEAVLAGGAAANAVRDYQRKVQEMNEERKTLDRELARAKVTANRVATVVANEWKDANDKVMPVKQWLEERRILQGEMQQLRDKLAITERTAKSEALLKDKYLLRLKVLEETLRPSSASSRNTTDGRSSSNGPSRRQSLGGAESISKLTSNGFLPKRSPSFQLRSSGSSTILKHAKGTSKSFDGGSRSLDRGKKLLNVTGPNFNSSKSVDGVKDNETETTSWKSNQDEKRTDLPVTETEDTVPGLLYDLLQKEVVALRKAGHEKDQSLKDKDDAIEMLAKKVETLTKAMEVEAKKMRREVAAMEKEVAAMRVEKEQENRAKRLGNSKGPVNSSQLLPGRSVARSGLTRTQ